Proteins from a genomic interval of Danio rerio strain Tuebingen ecotype United States chromosome 4, GRCz12tu, whole genome shotgun sequence:
- the LOC141381547 gene encoding uncharacterized protein, which produces MSICLFINLSFFLSFYHLSVCPSIYPSIVFLSIHPSIHPSNHPSIHPPIHSSIHPTIHPSIHKFTHPSIHPSIHPSTHLFNYPSIHPSIHLFNYPSIHPSIHPPIQLSIHPSIHPSIHPPIQLSIHPSIHPPIQLSIHPSIHLFNYPSIHPSTYSTIHPSIHPSTYSTIHPSIYPSIHPSIHPPIQLSIHPSIHLFNYPSIHPSIHPSIHLFNYPSIHPSIHPSTYSTIHPSIHPSIHLFNYPSIHLFNYPSIHPSIHPSIHPSIHLFNYPSIHPSIHPSTYSTIHPSIHPSIHPPIQLSIHPSIHPSIHPSIHLFNYPSIHPSIHPPIQLSIHPSIHPSIHPPIQLSIHPSIHPSIHLFNYPSIHLFNYPSIHPSIHPSIHPSIHPSIHPSIHPSIYLSIYLSIYLSIYLSIYLSIYLSIYLSIYLSIYLSIYRSIYHIS; this is translated from the coding sequence atgtctatctgtctatttatcaatctatcattctttctatcattctatcatctgtctgtctgtccgtctatctatccatctattgtctttctgtctatccatccttccattcacccatccaaccatccatccatccatccacctatccattcatccatccacccaaccatccacccatccatccataaattcacccatccatccatccatccatccatccatccatccacccacctattcaactatccatccatccatccatccatccacctattcaactatccatccatccatccatccatccatccacctattcaactatccatccatccatccatccatccatctatccacccacctattcaactatccatccatccatccatccatccacctattcaactatccatccatccatccatccacctattcaactatccatccatccatccatccacctattcaactatccatccatccatccatccatccacctattcaactatccatccatccatttatccatccatccatccatccatccatccacctattcaactatccatccatccatccatccacctattcaactatccatccatccatccatccatccatccatccatccacctattcaactatccatccatccatccatccatccatccatccacctattcaactatccatccatccatccatccatccatccacctattcaactatccatccatccacctattcaactatccatccatccatccatccatccatccatccatccatccatccatccacctattcaactatccatccatccatccatccatccatccatccacctattcaactatccatccatccatccatccatccatccatccacctattcaactatccatccatccatccatccatccatccatccatccatccatccacctattcaactatccatccatccatccatccatccatccacctattcaactatccatccatccatccatccatccatccatccatccacctattcaactatccatccatccatccatccatccatccatccacctattcaactatccatccatccacctattcaactatccatccatccatccatccatccatccatccatccatccatccatccatccatccatccatccatccatccatccatccatctatctatctatctatctatctatctatctatctatctatctatctatctatctatctatctatctatctatctatctatctatctatctatctatctatctatctatctatcgctcTATCTAtcatatttcataa